A genomic stretch from Pirellulales bacterium includes:
- a CDS encoding replication initiation protein, whose translation MENQNLPVTPHQLALDIYEDMSGQGSSISDSTRDIGFLRNNIFTRVGGLGIAARRVLDAAYFLVAAKAPDELIDDKVYTFTAEINYFKWLMRYDSRNHSHLIAQMRAAAKARVEIMTAPSIEELTEKDAWGTISLLGDCYIDRNLVCVLLSGRVIKYLISPYKAHWLSLRASTAFSLSLSRAIYDRLIPCEGPGVTEWFAYEEVLEWPGKVGESRKEVKEFKKRFLEPAISQLNEVSDFDVSWEPNGDRLPPEKLRIRFRFTKKQGADAARAGIDDSMYLILHDEFAFGTQEFERIAQNRAEWTDERLMQAIEYTRHRITEGKVTSSPKGYLWKALIGNYRIGEADRKMALVQANLLENSRNEARSRSTAQAKLDANLEAQNEAAKAKIANEAKLGREFFEAADLGTQRELFHSFVRGLMPQRLIEKQGLKREKLNPQNILTEDRVVADSFCTHVFAKRKKMNASLSTRREISA comes from the coding sequence ATGGAAAACCAGAACCTTCCCGTCACCCCGCACCAGCTTGCCCTGGACATCTATGAAGATATGTCCGGGCAAGGCTCGTCTATCAGCGACTCGACGAGGGACATTGGTTTTCTCCGGAACAACATCTTTACGCGAGTAGGCGGGCTTGGTATTGCCGCTCGCCGCGTGCTGGATGCAGCCTATTTCCTTGTTGCAGCCAAGGCACCGGACGAACTGATTGACGACAAGGTCTACACCTTCACCGCCGAGATCAACTACTTCAAGTGGTTAATGCGATATGACAGCCGAAACCATAGCCATCTGATCGCCCAGATGAGGGCTGCGGCCAAGGCTCGTGTCGAAATCATGACAGCGCCATCAATCGAGGAGCTGACCGAGAAAGACGCATGGGGGACGATAAGTCTGCTTGGCGACTGCTACATCGATCGCAATCTGGTTTGTGTGTTGCTTTCGGGGCGGGTGATTAAGTACCTCATCAGCCCGTACAAGGCTCATTGGCTCAGCTTACGAGCGTCAACGGCGTTTTCCCTCTCACTCTCGAGAGCGATTTACGACCGGCTGATACCGTGCGAAGGCCCCGGGGTGACTGAATGGTTTGCCTACGAAGAAGTTTTGGAGTGGCCCGGCAAAGTTGGCGAATCCAGAAAGGAAGTGAAGGAATTCAAGAAGCGATTTCTTGAGCCAGCGATCAGTCAGCTAAACGAAGTCTCCGACTTTGATGTTAGTTGGGAACCGAATGGTGACCGACTTCCACCTGAAAAACTAAGAATTCGGTTTCGCTTTACGAAGAAACAAGGAGCTGATGCGGCACGCGCCGGCATCGACGATTCGATGTACCTCATCCTCCACGACGAGTTTGCGTTCGGTACACAGGAGTTCGAGCGCATTGCCCAGAACCGGGCTGAGTGGACCGACGAACGACTCATGCAGGCTATTGAGTACACGCGGCATCGAATAACCGAAGGGAAGGTCACTTCCAGCCCAAAGGGTTATCTGTGGAAAGCGCTCATCGGAAACTATCGCATCGGTGAAGCCGACAGGAAAATGGCGTTAGTCCAGGCGAATCTCCTTGAGAACAGCAGGAACGAAGCTCGTTCACGCAGCACAGCTCAAGCTAAGCTGGATGCCAACCTTGAAGCGCAGAACGAAGCCGCCAAGGCAAAAATCGCGAATGAAGCGAAGCTTGGGCGCGAGTTCTTCGAGGCTGCCGACCTTGGCACTCAACGAGAGCTATTCCACTCGTTTGTCAGAGGCCTCATGCCTCAGCGTTTGATCGAAAAGCAGGGGCTAAAGCGTGAGAAGTTGAATCCGCAGAATATCCTCACGGAAGATCGAGTCGTCGCAGACTCTTTTTGTACACACGTTTTCGCGAAGAGAAAAAAGATGAACGCGAGTTTGTCGACGCGGCGCGAAATTTCCGCCTGA
- a CDS encoding ParA family protein, which produces MAHVGTLPMEDRRVTLREVADFADNLAPFSDNLREQILAPRPRKEAPIYTISELAEMCNLTRQQIQYLATKADSGLPTGTLNGTGRSRTFTLAEARIWIKLASDIYQTRLEEGRESFRGKVLTTAQLKGGSAKTTTTVCLAQALTLFGRKVLLIDLDPQASASELCGLYAEKEITGEDTVLPYIYDQNVEGGLGARVQSTYWDGMDVIPGHTFLYGAEFLLPARQKTMQGYRFWSVLREGLEPLRAQYDYILIDTSPSLSYMNLNALLAADALVMPMIPENLDFISSLAFWRLFSDVAEDFLPYEEDKVYDFISVLLSRVDYGKTSSAPVVRQWAQSAYGRWLDPFEIPASSVMSGGALSFSTALDIVSTHSSAKSLQRVKQPMMQYAKWLDDMFVKTWKESAV; this is translated from the coding sequence ATGGCACACGTAGGTACGCTACCGATGGAGGACCGAAGGGTCACCCTGCGCGAAGTTGCAGATTTTGCGGATAACCTTGCCCCGTTTTCTGACAACCTTCGCGAGCAGATTCTCGCGCCGCGTCCGCGCAAAGAAGCTCCGATCTATACGATCAGCGAACTCGCCGAGATGTGTAATCTGACGCGGCAGCAGATTCAATATCTCGCAACAAAGGCTGATTCAGGGCTTCCCACCGGAACACTGAATGGTACAGGGCGTAGCCGGACATTTACTCTGGCTGAGGCCCGGATATGGATTAAGTTGGCATCGGACATCTATCAGACGCGTCTTGAGGAAGGTAGGGAGAGCTTCCGAGGCAAAGTGCTGACCACGGCACAACTCAAGGGAGGCTCGGCGAAGACGACGACGACAGTTTGTTTGGCGCAGGCCCTTACCCTCTTTGGCCGCAAAGTTTTGTTGATTGATCTTGATCCTCAGGCTTCTGCATCGGAGTTGTGCGGTCTCTACGCCGAGAAGGAGATCACCGGCGAAGATACGGTTCTTCCGTACATCTATGACCAGAACGTAGAAGGAGGACTTGGGGCAAGGGTTCAGTCAACCTACTGGGATGGTATGGACGTCATCCCCGGCCACACTTTTCTCTATGGCGCGGAATTCCTGTTGCCTGCGCGGCAAAAAACAATGCAGGGTTACAGATTCTGGTCTGTGTTGCGGGAAGGACTGGAGCCGTTGCGGGCACAATACGATTACATCCTGATCGACACGTCCCCTTCTTTGTCGTACATGAATTTGAATGCGCTCCTTGCTGCTGACGCGTTGGTTATGCCGATGATTCCCGAGAATCTGGACTTCATCAGCTCGCTCGCGTTCTGGCGTCTCTTCTCGGACGTTGCCGAAGATTTTCTTCCGTATGAAGAAGATAAGGTCTATGACTTCATTTCCGTTCTGCTGTCCCGGGTTGATTACGGGAAAACATCTTCGGCGCCCGTAGTCCGGCAGTGGGCCCAGAGCGCCTATGGCCGTTGGCTCGATCCGTTCGAGATTCCGGCTAGTTCGGTGATGAGCGGCGGTGCGCTTTCATTCTCGACTGCGTTAGACATTGTGAGCACTCATTCAAGTGCGAAGTCCCTGCAGCGTGTGAAACAACCAATGATGCAGTACGCAAAGTGGCTGGACGACATGTTTGTGAAAACTTGGAAGGAGTCAGCAGTATGA